Part of the Paenibacillus terrae HPL-003 genome is shown below.
GATCATGCTCGGCGAGTATTGGATTCCCCTCATATTTGTGCCAAGTTCGGCCTTTATCGCTGCTGTAAGCCAGGCTTTGCCGCTGGCGCGGTTGTCCGGTTTCTGGACAGGTATCTGCATGAGTGAAGAGCGCGATCAATCCATGGGAACCATCGAACAGTCCGCTGCTATTATTCCAGTCAACCACACAGCAACCCGAGAAAATAGCGCCATGCTCATCCGGAAATAGAGCGATAGGCATATGCTCCCAATGAACCAAGTCTTGGCTTACGGCATGACCCCAGTGCATCGGTCCCCATTGATTGCTATAAGGATGGTGCTGATAAAACAGATGATAGACTCCCTCGTAATAGACTAATCCGTTCGGATCATTCAACCAATGAGAATGAGGTGAAAAATGAAAACCCGGCCTTAATATATCATCATCGTGCTGTTTATTTGTCTCGATCATCTGTTTAATCTCATCTGTCGTCGGCATAGATTGAAGAGCTCCCTTCCGTGTTGTTACTAGTGCACCGCCAGCATTAGCAAAAGTTAGCATGCTGATGATTTGCTGTTTGGTCAGCTGATTCAAAGAAATGCCGGCTTCCAGTATTTTATATAACAAGCAGCCCAGAAAAGCGTCGCCGGCTCCCGTCGTATCGATGGCCTTCACTTGAAAACCCGGCACATATCCGTCATGACCAGCCAACCGGTAATAGCAGCCTTTTTCCGCTAAAGTTACGACGATCCAGGCGATCCCGAATTGCTGTTGCAGCTCTAACGAGCCTTTTTCCACATCAGTTGTACCAGTTATAAAGTGGAGCTCATCTTCCGATATTTTCAGGATGTCGGCATACTTCATGCCCCAAAGGATATTCTGTTTCGCTTCCTCTTTACTCTCCCATAAAGCAAACCGGATATTCGGATCGAATGAAAGCAGCACTCCTGCCTCTTTAGCCTTGACGACTGCCGCTCTTGTTGCCGTACGGGCCGGCTCATGAGTCATCGACAAAGAACCAAAGTGCAGTGCTTGGCAGTTTTCAATCCTATCGAACGGGACATCCTGCGTGCGCAAGTATGTATCCGCGCCTGGCTTCCGGTAGAAGCTGAACGATCGGTCTCCGTTGTCATCCAGATGGACAAATGCCAGCGTTGTATTCGCTTCATCTGTAAACGAAAGCGCAGACACGTCGATGCCGCCGTTCATCAAGGTATCGTGCAGCAATGAACCGAATCGATCATCCCCAACTTTGCTGATCAACGTTGCTCTAGCTCCTAAACGGGATAGAGCAGCTGCTACGTTAGCCGGAGCCCCTCCTGGATTACATTCAAATTGCTCGTTGCCTCCCGCTGTACGACCTGACGGAGTAAAGTCTATCAATACTTCCCCAATGGTTATTACATCAAGCACAGTTTCTCCCCACCTATCGTTTGATTATTTAATTTTAAAATTTGCATTATAACGGTCTAGCCCTTTTTGATAGATCTCCATTAATTCGTTCAGACCCATCTTCTCCAGTGTCTTCACATAGCTGTCCCACTGCTCATCCACGCCGCCATCAACGATGAACTTGCCTCTTTGGGTATTTACATATTTAATAAGTTCTGGCTCAATCCGATTGATTTTATCTAGTTCATCCGGCTCAAAGAAGATACTCGGATAGTTTTCCTTTTTCATATATGGAGTGTAATATTTCTCCAAATAATCAGCACGCTTCTGAGCTCGGGGTTCCATATCAACAACTTTTCCGAAGTCATCGATCGTAATGACGCCCGGATTGCCTGTGCCTGGAGCCACTTTTTGACGGAATTCACCTGCGGAGGCTCCCTTAGGAAGCGGCAGGTTCACCAATTTTCCTTTTTCGTCCTTCTTGAATACGACATTCAACGGACCCCAGTGAATTTGAGCCGCCATGTAAGGGTCATACTGTTGATCAATCCAACGCATCGTCATTGCCGGATATCGGTTCTCCTTTGTAATCACGAAGCTACCTCGTCCCGGACCGCCGCCGTTGCTGCGGCCGATCATTTGATCTCCATTTGGGCCTTTAAGCGGGGGCAGCAGAACATAATCCTTACTGCGCTCCGGTCCGACAACCTCTTCGACTTCCCACCAAACGTAGGAGCCAAGCGTTTCATCTGGTGTTTTGCCTTTTGCTAAATACTGAGCGGCGTCCTGGGTGAACGATTCAGGGTCAATCAAGCCCTGCTTATACCAGTTATCATGGATATATTTTAATGCTTCCTTATATTGAGGTTGTGAAGCGGTAAAGATCACTTTGCCTTCGCGGACGATCCGATGTTCCAAATTATCTGGAAGACCGAAAGCTCCGAATGCGCCGGCAATATCACTACACCATTGCATATGCATAAAGCTTAATGGGATTTCATCAGCCTTGCCATTGCCGTTCGGATCCTTCGTTTTAAAGGCAATCAAAGCCTGCGTGTATTCATCCAGCGTCTGAGGTACTTTCAGGCCCAGCTTATCGAGCCAATTTTTATTAATGACGTGAAAGAAGGGGTTGGTATCTAGGTTATTCTCCTCCCACGATGGCAGTCCGTAGATGTGCCCATCCGGCGCTGTGATGGCTGTTTTAATGTCGGGTCGACGATTAAGAAGCGCTTTCAAGTTAGGCGCATATTGATCAATTAAATTCTCCAGCGGAATGATGGTTCCGTCTTTACCGTAATTGATTAGCTCGTAATCCGAGAATCCAGCTCCGTAAAATGCGTCTGGCAAATCTCCGCTGGCCAACAACAAATTTTTCTTCTCTGTGAAGTCAGTATCCGGAATGTTCTCCCAGTCAATCTTTACGTTTGTTTGTTTTTCCAGCCGCTTAAAAATTTCCATTTCCGAGTAATTCGGCGCTAAAGCGGCTTTCGGGGATACCATCTTTAACGACACCGCTTCTTTAACAATCGGAAGACCGGTTTTATTAAAATTCGTATCCTGATCCGGATTTACCGCCTGATTTTTTGACTCGCCACCGCCTCCCGAACATCCGCTAAGCGCAAATGCTCCGGCCAGCATTAGAATCCCGGCACTTTTGTATAACAATTTCATCATACATAACCTCCTTTTAGATCAATCCACAAGCTGAAAACCTTCGTTGCCTTCATATATATTTGTTTGGGTGATGGGTCCAGCGATTCTGTTGTACATCCCCCCCTTTCAGGCACCATGTCAATATTAGCCTTTGATCGAGCCGATCATCACGCCTTTAACAAAGTATTTTTGCAGGAAAGGATACAAAATCAGCAACGGCAGACTGGATACCATGATGACACCATATTTGATAAGCTCTGTAACGCGCATCTTCGCTGCGTAAGATTCCACGTCGATCATCATGCCCGAGTTGGCCTGATTTTGGACGAGAATGTTGCGAAGAACCAGTTGTAACGGGTATTTGTTTTCGTCGTTCAAGTAGATCAAAGCGTCAAAGAAACCATTCCAGAAGCCGACAACATGATACAGTACCATTACGGCTATAACGGATTTAGACAAAGGCAATACGATGCTCCAAAAAAATCTGGTGTTGGAACAACCATCGATCGAAGCTGCCTCCCACATTTCATCCGGGATGGTCGACTGAAAAAAAGTCCTTACGATAATGACATTGAACACACCACCCGCTCCAGGAATAACAAGTGCCCAGATCGTATTTAGCATGTGAAGATCTTTGATCAGCAAATAGGTAGGGATCAGCCCTCCACTAAAAAACATGGAGATCAGTAAAAACCACATAATCACTGACTTTCCCGCCAGTCCTTTACGAGCTAACGGATAAGCTGCACATACGGTCACGGCTACTCCGATTACTGTTCCTAGACCCGCATACAAAATCGAATTGGCATAGCCAATCCATATAGATGAATCGCTGAATATCCGCCCGTATCCATCCAGTGTAAAACCCTTTGGAAAAAACCATACTTCTCCTGAGTAGATGAGATTGGGATCACTGAATGAAGCAATCAACACAAAATACAACGGGAATAATACAAGCAGCATCACTATGGTCAACATGACGTAATTGATGATGTCAAACCATATGTCTCCCTTGCTTTTTCGCTTTAATAATTGATTCAAAATGAACTCCCCCTTACCACAGGCTGGTTTCCGTCAACTTTTTGGCGATCCGGTTTACGGTGATTATCAGGATAATATTTACAACTGAATTAAACAGACCAATTGCTGTAGAAAAGCTGTATTGTGCCTTTTGAATCCCGATTTCATAAACATAGGTCGGAATAATATTGGAGGTAGCATAATTCAAATCGTTTTGCATTAGGAAAGCCTTTTCAAAACCGATGCCCATAATGTTACCGAGTGCGAGAATCAATAAGATGACGATCGTCGGCAAAATGCTTGGAATATCCACATGCATTACGCGCTTCCATTTGCTTGCTCCATCCATTATCGCGGCTTCATGCAATTCCGGATTGACCCCTGCCAGAGCAGCAAGATAAATAATGGTGGAAAAACCTGTCTCTTGCCAAACCCCTGATAATATATACAAAGGACGGAACCAACCTTCGTTGGCCATAAACATAATTGGGTCTCCACCGAACAACGTGATGATGTGATTCACGATTCCGCTGTTTGGAGACAGAAAAATATTAAGCATACCGACAAGCACTACGGTAGAAATAAAGTGTGGTGCATAAATTACGGTCTGTACAATTTTCTTGTATCTCTTGGCCAACATCTGATTGAGCATAATCGCTATAATAATCGGAGCTGGGAAGCTAAACACAAGCGATAGAACACTGAGTGTAAGCGTATTGGTCATGATCGTCCAGAAGTTATAGGAATCGAAAAAATCAATAAAGTGCTTAAATCCTACCCACTCGCTTCCCCAGATCCCCCGACTTGGTGAAAAATCCTTAAAAGCAATTTGTATGCCATACATCGGATAGTACTTAAATACGAGATAAATAATAATGATTGGCAGTAAAAACAGATACAGTTCATAGTCGCGTTTGATCTGGTTCCATATTTTGCGATTTGGCTTGATCGTGGAATGATCTAACTCGCTAGTTCTTGAATTCACCATTACACTCCCTTTCTTGTAAAGGATATTTCCATTTTTGAAACGTTTCCAATTTTCTATAAGAAAAACGTCAGTCGGTGACCCATACCATAAATCGACCGAATGAGCTGAAGTTTTTCCAAAATCAAAGAATAAGAACCAAGCTAATTCCTTCGATCCTTTAACAAAGCAGTCTGATTACCATATGAAACGTTCCAATTTTCTATAAGAAAAGTCAGTTGTAGATCCAGACTGTGGTCGACTGAATAAGCGAATATTTTTACACATAAGAATCATGTCGTTTCGCCTTGCCTGAAGATAACGGGGAGACGATACACTTGCTGATCTAAAGTTTTACCCTCAATCTTTTTATACAGCAGTCTGATTGTCATACGTGCCATCTCCTCCACTGGCTGCCTGATGGTGGACAATATCGGATGAAAATAAGGATGATCCTGAATGCCATCGTAACCAATGACCTTTACATCCTCTGGAACACGAATACCCTGTCTACCTACTCTTTCTATATATTTGGCGGCTAACATATCGGTAATAGCGAAAATGCCGTCCACATCCTGATGCTTATATAGAAATTCGCCAAAATAGGCATCGTCGTCCACAATAGGGTCTGGCTTCTCGTATACAACATAGTCGACACCTAATTTTTTCGCCTCATCAATGAACCCTTTTCTTCGATTCATGGTTTCACTAAAAACGGAAGTTACACTTCCCAAAAAAGCTGGTCTCTGAGCTCCCGCTTTAACAAGTTCCCTCAAAGCCAGACGCCCTCCCTCATAATTATCCGAGGTCACACAGGTGATTTTTTTGTTGAAATGCCTGTCAATACTTAGAATCGGAATGTCATTGCTTACGCTGTTCTCTATATCATTGTAAGTAATGCCGACAATACCAGCCACTTTGTTTTGCCGTAGCATATCCAGATAATACAGTTCCTTTTCGGGCTTGCCGCCGCTATTACATAGCATAAGCTTAAAGCCTTCCCGATCCAACTCATCCTCAATGTAATAAGCCAGCTCAGAAAAAAAAGGATGCCAGATACTTGGAAGCAGCAAGGCTACCATCTTGGATTTCCTCATCTTGAAATTTCGAGCGACTTCATTAGGAAAATAATTCAGTTCTTGTATAGCTTTCTCCACTTTTTTGCGTGTATCTGGTTTTACAGAGCCCGAGTTGTTAATAACGCGGGACACCGTTCCCACAGCTACGCCAGCTATCTTAGCTACATCTTTAATACTTGGCATCTAACCCCCCCATCTCTCTTATGGAAATTATAATAACACTAAGTTGGAAACGTTTCAATTATTTTTTGAAGCGCTTTTTTTGCTGACCGTTTTCATACTTCCACAATCATTTTATTTTATTGGTAAACGTTTTACTACATTAATTTTGTTTATAGAATTTTTTTAAAATAAACCCAATTTATATCGCTTGTAAGCGTTGACAATATAAAATCTTATGATATTATTTGTTTGTAAAACGTTTTACCAAATGGAGATGATGTGATGAAAAAAGTATTTTACAAACCTAAAGGCGGATGGGTCGGAGATGTGATCCCATTCTACGACAATGGAGAGTATAAGCTCTACTATCTCCATGATCAAAGAGTCGGCGGAGATTACGGGAATCATACGACGTGGAATCTGCTCACAACCAAAAACGGCTTGGATTTTGAAGATTACGGAGTATCTCTACCCAACGGAAGTGAAGCCGATCCCGACCGGAACGCATATACCGGATCGGTGATTAAAGACCCGAATGGGACGTATCACCTTTTCTACACCGGGCACAATCCCAACGCCGAATTTTGCATTGACGGAAAGCCCTTACAAGTGATTTTGAAGGCAAGCGGTACCGATGGAATCCATTGGACGAAGGATGTAAATTTCAAGCTTTATGGAGACGCAGTTATTTATGAGCAATTTGATTGGCGCGATCCGTTTGTGTTTTTCAACGAAGAACGGCAAGAGTACTGGATGCTCGTCACTTCGAGGCAAATGAACTCTTCCGAAAAGAGAGGCGGTTGCATTGCTCTTCTCACTTCCGATGATCTGGTCCATTGGCGTTATCGGGAGCCGTTTTACAACCCGGACAAGTACATCACTATGGAATGTCCGGATTATTTCAAAATGGGAGCCTGGCACTACCTGGTCTACTCGACGTTCAGTGAAAAGTTTGTGACGCATTACAAAAAAAGCAAAAGCATCGAAGGCGTATATACCTCCCCTATTCTGGATACTTTTGACGGCAGAGGATTTTATGCAGCGAAAACGGCTTCGGATGGCCAACAAAGATACGCTTTTGGCTGGGTTCCTTCCAAGCAGGGTGCAAACGATTACAGTGACTGGGAATGGGCTGGAACCCTGGTCGTTCATGAGATTTATCCAAATGATAACGGCGATTTGCTCGTAAGAATGCCTCAGTCTATCTATGAGCATTTTAATACCGAAGTAGACGTTATTCCTGAAGCAGAGAAAAACTGTCGTCACGCTGGGAGCCAATTCGAACTAGAGTCTCACGATGGATTGGCTTACCGCGTATTCAATGAATTACCTTCCCAAGTCCTGATCGAAGCTTCGTTTACGGACTGGAAAGAGACCAAAGACTTCGGCATCGCGCTACGAACTGACAAAGCTCTCGACATAGGATATTTCATCAAATTTGATCAATTCCACAATCGAGTTGCATTCGATATGTGGCCAAGAACCGAACCCGGTTTTTTCCAATGGCAAATTGCTGGTGATAAACCGCAAATGATCGAACTGGAAAGACCGTTTCAGTTCGTCCAGCACGAGCGGATCACGGTAAAACTGATTTTGGAAGATGACATCTTGTGTCTGTATGTCAACGATGTCATTGCGATGACAACACGGGTCTATAACTTCAAAACCGGACACATCGGTTTTTTTGCGAACGAAGGCTCCGTTAAAGTCTATGACGTCAAGCTCAAGACAGCAGCAAAGGATTAGAATTACAAATCTCCAAAAGAAATTTGTAATGAGATATTTATAAAATGGAGGGTTTTAAAATGGGAAAAATGAGAAAAGTGTCAAAGATCGTCTCACTTCTCACTATCTTTGCATTGATTGCAACCGCTCTCGCAGGTTGCGGGGGAGCTGCCGGAACTAACGCGGGCAAGCAGCAAAATTCGTCTGATGCCTCCAACGGCAAAACGATTACATGGTTGTCGGCCCGTCCGGCAGACGGAGCGATCGTCCAAACGATCCGCGAGCTGGCGGACCGGTATGCGAAAGATCATCCCGGATTCAAGCTGGATATTCAAGTGACGTCCGATAGACCTTCCTATTTGACCAAGCTGAGAACACTCGTC
Proteins encoded:
- a CDS encoding PfkB family carbohydrate kinase, whose product is MLDVITIGEVLIDFTPSGRTAGGNEQFECNPGGAPANVAAALSRLGARATLISKVGDDRFGSLLHDTLMNGGIDVSALSFTDEANTTLAFVHLDDNGDRSFSFYRKPGADTYLRTQDVPFDRIENCQALHFGSLSMTHEPARTATRAAVVKAKEAGVLLSFDPNIRFALWESKEEAKQNILWGMKYADILKISEDELHFITGTTDVEKGSLELQQQFGIAWIVVTLAEKGCYYRLAGHDGYVPGFQVKAIDTTGAGDAFLGCLLYKILEAGISLNQLTKQQIISMLTFANAGGALVTTRKGALQSMPTTDEIKQMIETNKQHDDDILRPGFHFSPHSHWLNDPNGLVYYEGVYHLFYQHHPYSNQWGPMHWGHAVSQDLVHWEHMPIALFPDEHGAIFSGCCVVDWNNSSGLFDGSHGLIALFTHADTCPETGQPRQRQSLAYSSDKGRTWHKYEGNPILAEHDLVDFRDPKVFWHSQSERWIMVLVAGDHVRFYRSDNLREWSLSGEFGKSEGSHDGVWECPDLFELPVDDSGRSKWVLIISIGDNPNCTEGSRTQYFIGEFDGNMFINDNPADHILWLDYGRDNYAGVTWSDISEQDGRRVIIGWMSNWKYANQTPTGAWRGAMTLPRVLSLTSRDEGVVLTQMPVREIEQLRKGTLCWNEVKVTPAVPFTQKMNDVLLEIEADIDIRSGDEVHIKMKSSGQSETIIGYDPVRQWLFIDRSKSGLTDFHPSFACKHGASMVPENGKIKLHVWLDRNAVEVYANEGLVALTDQIFPDAPMDRIEISAKSGEVVLNSFHMHALDSIHIPNGPTEQTSRRVEA
- a CDS encoding ABC transporter substrate-binding protein, which gives rise to MKLLYKSAGILMLAGAFALSGCSGGGGESKNQAVNPDQDTNFNKTGLPIVKEAVSLKMVSPKAALAPNYSEMEIFKRLEKQTNVKIDWENIPDTDFTEKKNLLLASGDLPDAFYGAGFSDYELINYGKDGTIIPLENLIDQYAPNLKALLNRRPDIKTAITAPDGHIYGLPSWEENNLDTNPFFHVINKNWLDKLGLKVPQTLDEYTQALIAFKTKDPNGNGKADEIPLSFMHMQWCSDIAGAFGAFGLPDNLEHRIVREGKVIFTASQPQYKEALKYIHDNWYKQGLIDPESFTQDAAQYLAKGKTPDETLGSYVWWEVEEVVGPERSKDYVLLPPLKGPNGDQMIGRSNGGGPGRGSFVITKENRYPAMTMRWIDQQYDPYMAAQIHWGPLNVVFKKDEKGKLVNLPLPKGASAGEFRQKVAPGTGNPGVITIDDFGKVVDMEPRAQKRADYLEKYYTPYMKKENYPSIFFEPDELDKINRIEPELIKYVNTQRGKFIVDGGVDEQWDSYVKTLEKMGLNELMEIYQKGLDRYNANFKIK
- a CDS encoding carbohydrate ABC transporter permease; protein product: MNQLLKRKSKGDIWFDIINYVMLTIVMLLVLFPLYFVLIASFSDPNLIYSGEVWFFPKGFTLDGYGRIFSDSSIWIGYANSILYAGLGTVIGVAVTVCAAYPLARKGLAGKSVIMWFLLISMFFSGGLIPTYLLIKDLHMLNTIWALVIPGAGGVFNVIIVRTFFQSTIPDEMWEAASIDGCSNTRFFWSIVLPLSKSVIAVMVLYHVVGFWNGFFDALIYLNDENKYPLQLVLRNILVQNQANSGMMIDVESYAAKMRVTELIKYGVIMVSSLPLLILYPFLQKYFVKGVMIGSIKG
- a CDS encoding ABC transporter permease; protein product: MVNSRTSELDHSTIKPNRKIWNQIKRDYELYLFLLPIIIIYLVFKYYPMYGIQIAFKDFSPSRGIWGSEWVGFKHFIDFFDSYNFWTIMTNTLTLSVLSLVFSFPAPIIIAIMLNQMLAKRYKKIVQTVIYAPHFISTVVLVGMLNIFLSPNSGIVNHIITLFGGDPIMFMANEGWFRPLYILSGVWQETGFSTIIYLAALAGVNPELHEAAIMDGASKWKRVMHVDIPSILPTIVILLILALGNIMGIGFEKAFLMQNDLNYATSNIIPTYVYEIGIQKAQYSFSTAIGLFNSVVNIILIITVNRIAKKLTETSLW
- a CDS encoding LacI family DNA-binding transcriptional regulator; this encodes MPSIKDVAKIAGVAVGTVSRVINNSGSVKPDTRKKVEKAIQELNYFPNEVARNFKMRKSKMVALLLPSIWHPFFSELAYYIEDELDREGFKLMLCNSGGKPEKELYYLDMLRQNKVAGIVGITYNDIENSVSNDIPILSIDRHFNKKITCVTSDNYEGGRLALRELVKAGAQRPAFLGSVTSVFSETMNRRKGFIDEAKKLGVDYVVYEKPDPIVDDDAYFGEFLYKHQDVDGIFAITDMLAAKYIERVGRQGIRVPEDVKVIGYDGIQDHPYFHPILSTIRQPVEEMARMTIRLLYKKIEGKTLDQQVYRLPVIFRQGETT
- a CDS encoding GH32 C-terminal domain-containing protein, coding for MKKVFYKPKGGWVGDVIPFYDNGEYKLYYLHDQRVGGDYGNHTTWNLLTTKNGLDFEDYGVSLPNGSEADPDRNAYTGSVIKDPNGTYHLFYTGHNPNAEFCIDGKPLQVILKASGTDGIHWTKDVNFKLYGDAVIYEQFDWRDPFVFFNEERQEYWMLVTSRQMNSSEKRGGCIALLTSDDLVHWRYREPFYNPDKYITMECPDYFKMGAWHYLVYSTFSEKFVTHYKKSKSIEGVYTSPILDTFDGRGFYAAKTASDGQQRYAFGWVPSKQGANDYSDWEWAGTLVVHEIYPNDNGDLLVRMPQSIYEHFNTEVDVIPEAEKNCRHAGSQFELESHDGLAYRVFNELPSQVLIEASFTDWKETKDFGIALRTDKALDIGYFIKFDQFHNRVAFDMWPRTEPGFFQWQIAGDKPQMIELERPFQFVQHERITVKLILEDDILCLYVNDVIAMTTRVYNFKTGHIGFFANEGSVKVYDVKLKTAAKD